In Pedobacter sp. SL55, the following proteins share a genomic window:
- a CDS encoding BamA/TamA family outer membrane protein, with protein sequence MRKLIKIGAFILACSVFANCSNTRYLKPGQNLYKGAEVKINPDSSSKIDNAKQVKSELEGKTRPRPNKSFLGLKPALFIYNLAGEPKKPKGIRNWLRNKVGEPPVLMSEVKLKYNNDVLKSYLISQGYLQAEVTADTVIKRRRGKAIYTANTGIRYKINQITFPPDTGDLTHVINQNKDKTLLKSGDFYDLDTYKNERIRIDNDLKESGYFYFSPEHLILQVDSTIGKNLVNVNVRIKNTTPDASLKPYTIKNINIYPSYSLRRDSLLRKLEPIKYNDFNIYDDRNTYRSRVFDRLVFFKKGERYNRKDHNQSLNRMVNLGAFRDVRAEFLPIDSFKNNQLDLNIYLTPLKKNSLTFSVLGTNKSNNFIGSELKITQTTRNIFRGAEQLDVSASGGFETQYSGQSKGINSYSLTGEAKLTLPRFIVPFYKPKSTNAFTPKTIVSLGYQLLSRDTVYKLNSFKAQYGYNWKENQFKEHNFNPASVNLVTSNRDTTSLGYKDLIKQNPGLQYTLENQFIIGSNYNFTFTNQMQDKRRHNLYFFGGLETSGNVWGLFTPKNAEGKRELFGTALTQFVRVETDLRNYYKVTPTVIWANRLNLGYGYAYGGSNSLPFVRQFFAGGTNDIRAFRARSLGPGTFKVADDVVFADQGGDIKMMLNSELRFKLVSILHGAAFVDAGNVWLRKEDPDRIGSEFKLKNALDELAVGTGVGLRVDATIFVIRLDGAFPIRKPFLPSGQRWVVNDIDFGSKTWRRDNLVLNIGIGYPF encoded by the coding sequence ATGAGAAAACTAATTAAAATTGGCGCTTTCATATTGGCATGTTCAGTTTTTGCCAATTGCAGCAACACCCGATACTTAAAACCAGGGCAAAACCTTTATAAAGGTGCCGAGGTAAAAATCAATCCAGATTCTTCTTCTAAAATTGACAATGCCAAGCAGGTAAAGTCGGAGTTAGAAGGCAAAACAAGACCTCGCCCAAATAAATCTTTTTTAGGCTTAAAACCTGCATTATTCATTTATAACTTAGCTGGCGAACCTAAAAAACCAAAGGGAATTAGGAATTGGCTACGCAACAAAGTTGGAGAACCGCCAGTATTAATGAGCGAGGTAAAACTCAAATACAACAATGATGTACTTAAAAGTTATTTGATTAGCCAGGGATATTTACAGGCTGAGGTTACGGCCGATACCGTGATTAAAAGACGCCGCGGAAAGGCAATTTATACCGCCAACACTGGCATTAGATATAAAATAAACCAAATAACTTTTCCACCAGATACTGGCGATTTAACACATGTGATTAACCAAAACAAGGATAAGACATTACTAAAATCTGGAGATTTTTATGATTTAGATACCTATAAAAACGAGCGGATAAGAATAGATAATGATTTGAAGGAAAGTGGTTATTTCTATTTCAGTCCCGAGCATTTGATTTTACAGGTAGATAGTACCATAGGTAAAAATCTAGTAAACGTAAATGTTCGTATTAAAAACACCACACCCGATGCCTCTTTAAAGCCTTACACCATCAAAAACATTAACATTTACCCCAGCTATAGCTTGCGCAGAGATAGCTTATTAAGAAAACTAGAACCTATAAAATACAACGATTTTAACATTTACGATGACAGAAACACCTACAGATCAAGAGTTTTCGACAGATTAGTTTTCTTTAAAAAAGGAGAGCGTTACAATAGAAAAGACCATAACCAATCGTTAAACCGAATGGTTAACTTAGGTGCTTTTAGAGATGTTAGGGCAGAATTTTTACCGATAGATAGTTTCAAAAACAATCAACTAGACCTCAATATTTATCTTACACCGCTAAAGAAAAACTCACTTACTTTCTCGGTATTGGGCACCAATAAATCAAACAATTTTATTGGATCAGAGCTAAAGATTACACAAACCACCAGAAATATATTCAGAGGTGCAGAGCAACTGGATGTAAGTGCCAGTGGAGGTTTCGAAACACAATATAGCGGGCAATCAAAAGGAATTAATTCTTATTCGTTAACTGGCGAAGCGAAATTAACCTTACCCAGATTTATTGTACCATTTTACAAACCAAAAAGCACCAATGCATTTACGCCAAAAACCATCGTTTCGTTAGGTTATCAATTGTTGAGCAGAGATACCGTTTATAAATTAAATTCATTTAAAGCACAGTATGGTTACAACTGGAAAGAAAATCAGTTTAAGGAACACAACTTTAACCCTGCTTCGGTAAATTTGGTTACTTCTAACAGAGACACTACATCACTTGGCTACAAAGACCTAATCAAGCAAAACCCAGGTTTACAATACACCTTAGAAAATCAATTTATTATTGGCAGTAACTACAACTTTACTTTTACCAACCAAATGCAAGACAAGCGCAGGCATAATTTGTATTTTTTTGGAGGATTAGAAACCAGTGGTAACGTTTGGGGCTTATTTACACCAAAAAACGCTGAAGGTAAACGAGAACTATTTGGCACAGCTTTAACCCAGTTTGTAAGGGTAGAAACCGATTTAAGAAATTACTACAAAGTAACCCCAACAGTAATTTGGGCCAATCGCTTAAATTTAGGTTATGGCTATGCCTACGGCGGTAGCAACTCCTTACCTTTTGTCCGTCAGTTTTTTGCAGGTGGAACGAATGACATTAGGGCATTTAGGGCAAGATCTTTAGGGCCAGGCACGTTTAAAGTGGCTGATGATGTGGTTTTTGCCGACCAAGGTGGCGATATTAAAATGATGCTTAATTCGGAACTGAGATTTAAACTCGTAAGTATTTTACATGGCGCAGCCTTTGTAGATGCGGGCAACGTTTGGTTGCGCAAAGAAGATCCAGATAGAATTGGTTCTGAGTTTAAGTTAAAAAATGCTTTAGATGAACTGGCTGTGGGCACCGGTGTAGGGTTAAGGGTAGATGCTACTATTTTTGTCATCCGCCTTGATGGCGCTTTCCCCATACGTAAGCCTTTTTTACCTAGTGGCCAACGTTGGGTAGTTAACGATATAGATTTTGGCAGCAAAACTTGGAGAAGAGATAACTTAGTGCTTAATATTGGAATCGGTTATCCGTTTTAA
- a CDS encoding YihY/virulence factor BrkB family protein has protein sequence MKKTPQQIKSFLVHTYHLFIAAGKGFMEDRVMKLSAALAYYTIFSLTPLIIIIISSASLFLGDNMDPNTKLFGEISEMIGANAANQLRTFVNNANLSGKSTMGLIIGIGTLIIGSTAIFIEIQDSINLIWKVKAVPKKGWKKLITNRLLSFSLIASLGFLLLVSLVINSVVVGIGGKLDVYASKIGIEEVSEWLMLIVTNALTLAVVTTIFAIIFKVLPDVNLKWKPALVGALFTALLFSLGKYVIGIYIEKGNPGSAFGAASSIIVILVWIYYTSIILYFGAEFTQAYAEKFDTGITPSKYAVHLKTIIVEKEVKKLPPQHPEDTIAPEKE, from the coding sequence ATGAAAAAAACACCTCAACAAATAAAATCATTTTTAGTACATACCTACCACCTTTTTATAGCGGCAGGCAAAGGTTTTATGGAAGACCGAGTAATGAAACTCAGTGCCGCCTTAGCTTATTACACCATTTTTTCGCTTACGCCGCTCATTATCATTATCATTTCATCAGCTTCGCTTTTTTTGGGCGATAACATGGATCCAAACACCAAGCTCTTTGGTGAAATAAGCGAAATGATTGGAGCAAATGCAGCCAACCAACTCAGAACATTTGTAAACAATGCCAACCTTTCTGGCAAAAGTACCATGGGTTTAATTATTGGCATAGGCACATTAATTATCGGTTCTACCGCCATTTTTATAGAAATACAAGATAGCATTAACCTGATATGGAAAGTTAAAGCCGTGCCTAAAAAAGGTTGGAAAAAATTGATTACCAACCGTCTGCTTTCTTTTTCACTGATAGCATCCTTAGGTTTTCTACTGTTAGTTTCGTTAGTAATTAATAGTGTAGTGGTGGGTATTGGCGGCAAACTAGATGTTTATGCCTCAAAAATCGGTATAGAAGAGGTGTCTGAATGGCTAATGCTTATTGTAACCAATGCTTTAACTTTAGCGGTAGTTACTACCATTTTCGCTATCATTTTTAAGGTATTGCCAGATGTAAATTTAAAATGGAAACCAGCTTTGGTTGGTGCATTGTTTACCGCACTCCTATTTAGTTTGGGCAAGTACGTTATCGGTATCTATATCGAAAAAGGAAACCCAGGATCAGCTTTTGGAGCTGCCAGTTCTATCATTGTAATTTTGGTGTGGATTTACTATACTTCTATCATTTTATACTTTGGTGCAGAGTTTACCCAAGCTTATGCAGAAAAGTTTGATACGGGGATTACACCATCTAAATATGCCGTACACTTAAAAACCATTATAGTAGAGAAAGAGGTTAAAAAGTTACCACCGCAACACCCCGAAGATACCATAGCACCAGAGAAAGAATAA
- a CDS encoding response regulator → MNLLSNAIKFTNNGSVTLKAEIIASSKKKAILKVQVIDTGIGIEEKDAGVIFDEFSQVNYSTTRNTQKGTGLGLAICKKIVELQGGKISLSSKINKGSNFTFEIPYEFCYDSASKRKSLVIADISHLAGKRILLVDDNKMNVLLAQTVAKKYNIITDTAYDGAEAFQLFQQNHYDLILTDVQMPVMGGVELTRLIRSEKDNSKSNVPILGVTANVMEEDRDKYLASGMNALVLKPYSEKELIDKIADYITL, encoded by the coding sequence ATGAATTTGTTAAGCAATGCCATTAAATTTACCAATAATGGATCGGTTACGCTAAAAGCCGAAATAATTGCTAGTTCTAAGAAAAAAGCGATATTAAAAGTACAGGTAATTGATACGGGTATTGGTATTGAGGAGAAAGATGCGGGAGTTATTTTTGATGAGTTTTCGCAGGTAAACTACTCTACCACTAGAAATACCCAAAAGGGTACGGGTTTAGGTTTGGCCATCTGTAAAAAAATTGTAGAGTTGCAGGGAGGTAAAATTAGTTTGAGCAGTAAAATTAACAAAGGTTCTAACTTTACTTTTGAGATACCTTATGAGTTTTGTTACGATAGTGCCAGTAAACGAAAAAGCTTGGTTATAGCCGATATATCTCATTTAGCCGGTAAACGAATTTTATTAGTTGATGATAACAAGATGAATGTGTTATTGGCGCAAACCGTGGCGAAAAAATATAATATCATTACCGATACAGCTTATGATGGTGCGGAAGCTTTCCAGTTGTTTCAGCAAAACCATTACGACCTAATCTTAACAGATGTGCAAATGCCTGTAATGGGTGGTGTAGAGCTTACCCGTTTAATTAGGAGCGAAAAAGATAATAGCAAATCAAACGTGCCAATTTTGGGTGTTACCGCCAATGTGATGGAAGAGGATAGGGATAAGTATTTGGCATCTGGTATGAATGCGCTGGTGTTAAAGCCTTACTCAGAAAAAGAATTGATAGATAAAATAGCGGATTATATAACGCTATAG
- a CDS encoding sensor histidine kinase has translation MPIKSLEKNEIEILRINARIINEIVFLLQSFKNKELDFVAETKKNIHFDMDDTFKSINKIYVIIFVLLSMLVTIILLNLWRIYRNEHELIDYGQRVSQYAQSKSRFLANMSHEIRTPLNSVIGFSEQLSQDNLSEQQKEQVDAIKTSSELLLDLVNDILDFSKYEVGKINFDKVSFAPADAINEVFNSIAIQASKKGLLLEKQISFDSKTMLQGDSVTIKTSSDEFVKQCH, from the coding sequence ATGCCAATAAAATCCTTAGAAAAAAATGAAATAGAAATATTGCGCATCAATGCTCGTATCATTAACGAAATTGTTTTTTTGCTACAGAGTTTCAAAAATAAAGAGCTAGATTTTGTTGCTGAAACCAAAAAGAACATCCATTTTGATATGGACGATACCTTTAAAAGCATCAATAAAATTTATGTGATAATTTTTGTGCTTTTGTCTATGTTAGTTACTATCATTTTGCTCAACTTATGGCGAATTTATAGAAACGAACACGAACTAATTGACTACGGCCAACGCGTATCGCAATATGCGCAATCTAAAAGCAGGTTTTTGGCAAATATGAGCCACGAGATTAGAACACCATTAAATTCTGTAATTGGTTTTTCTGAACAGCTTAGTCAAGACAATTTATCTGAACAGCAAAAAGAGCAAGTAGATGCCATTAAAACTTCTTCAGAATTGTTGCTTGATCTTGTAAATGATATTCTTGATTTCTCGAAGTACGAAGTTGGCAAAATTAATTTTGATAAAGTATCTTTTGCTCCGGCAGATGCCATTAACGAAGTGTTTAACAGTATAGCCATACAAGCTTCTAAAAAGGGCTTGTTGCTAGAAAAACAGATAAGCTTTGATAGTAAAACGATGCTACAAGGCGATTCTGTTACGATTAAAACAAGTAGTGATGAATTTGTTAAGCAATGCCATTAA
- a CDS encoding DNA topoisomerase IV subunit B: protein MAEPIYNEDSIKSLDWQEHIRRRPGMYIGKLGDGSAPDDGVYVLLKEIVDNSIDEFMMGAGKTIDISLSDHRVIVRDYGRGIPLGKVIDCVSKMNTGGKYDSNAFQKSVGMNGVGTKAVNALSTNFVVQSYRDGKTKRVEFSKGLIVTEHPEIDTTQRNGTSITFYPDETIFRNYRYIPDFVESMIWNYVFLNTGLTINFNNQKYFSERGLYDLLSKQNKPEEIRYPIIHLKGHDIEVAMTHGQQYGEDYHSFVNGQYTTQGGTHQAAFREAVVKTIREFYNKDYDASDVRASIIAAIAIRVQEPVFESQTKTKLGSERIAPEGQTVRTFVNDFLKKELDDYLHKHKEVADAIEARIKQSERERKDIAGIKKLANDRAKKASLHNKKLRDCKVHFNTNHERRHETTLFITEGDSASGSITKSRDVETQAVFSLKGKPLNCYELTKKVVYENEEFNLLQHALNIEDGLEGLHYNNIVIATDADVDGMHIRLLMMTFFLQFFPDLVKAGHVYILQTPLFRVRNKKETIYCYSDEERKNAISKLGGKPEITRFKGLGEISPDEFGLFIGKDIRLDPVILKEQTIKSLLEYYMGKNTPDRQQHIIRNLRIEKDEVDRQEKEIEELEIA from the coding sequence ATGGCAGAACCAATTTATAACGAAGACAGTATTAAATCCTTAGATTGGCAAGAACATATTCGCCGTAGGCCGGGCATGTATATCGGTAAGCTGGGCGATGGTTCTGCACCCGATGATGGGGTTTATGTACTGCTGAAAGAAATTGTAGATAACTCTATTGATGAGTTTATGATGGGCGCTGGTAAAACTATTGACATTAGTTTAAGCGATCATCGGGTAATTGTGCGAGATTACGGTAGGGGCATCCCTTTGGGTAAAGTGATAGATTGCGTTTCTAAAATGAATACTGGTGGAAAGTACGATAGCAACGCCTTCCAAAAATCGGTAGGGATGAATGGGGTAGGTACCAAGGCTGTAAATGCGCTTTCTACCAATTTTGTAGTGCAAAGTTACCGTGATGGTAAAACTAAAAGAGTAGAGTTTAGTAAAGGATTGATTGTTACAGAACATCCAGAGATTGATACCACACAACGTAATGGTACTTCGATTACTTTCTATCCAGATGAAACTATTTTTAGGAATTACCGTTACATTCCTGATTTTGTAGAAAGCATGATTTGGAACTATGTGTTCTTAAATACGGGTTTAACCATCAATTTCAATAATCAAAAATATTTCTCGGAAAGAGGTTTGTACGACTTACTTTCGAAACAGAATAAGCCTGAGGAAATTAGATACCCAATTATCCACCTAAAAGGGCATGACATTGAAGTAGCCATGACCCACGGCCAGCAATACGGCGAAGATTACCACTCGTTTGTAAACGGGCAGTACACTACGCAGGGCGGTACACACCAAGCGGCATTTAGAGAGGCGGTAGTAAAAACTATTAGAGAGTTTTATAACAAAGATTATGATGCTTCAGATGTGAGGGCCTCTATTATTGCAGCCATTGCCATACGTGTGCAAGAGCCGGTTTTTGAGTCGCAAACCAAAACCAAATTGGGTTCAGAACGTATTGCGCCAGAGGGGCAAACGGTACGTACCTTTGTTAACGATTTCTTGAAAAAAGAGTTAGACGATTATTTGCACAAGCACAAAGAAGTAGCTGATGCGATTGAGGCCAGAATTAAACAATCGGAGCGTGAGCGCAAAGATATTGCTGGTATTAAAAAACTAGCGAACGATAGGGCCAAGAAAGCATCCTTGCATAATAAAAAACTACGCGATTGTAAGGTGCATTTTAACACTAACCATGAGCGTAGGCACGAAACTACCTTGTTTATTACCGAGGGAGATTCTGCATCGGGATCTATCACAAAATCGAGAGATGTAGAAACGCAAGCGGTATTTTCTTTAAAAGGTAAGCCTTTAAACTGTTACGAGCTAACCAAAAAAGTGGTGTACGAAAACGAAGAGTTTAACCTTTTGCAACATGCCTTAAATATTGAGGATGGGTTAGAAGGCCTGCATTACAACAATATTGTAATTGCAACCGATGCCGACGTAGATGGCATGCACATTCGTTTATTGATGATGACTTTCTTTCTGCAATTTTTCCCAGATTTGGTAAAGGCAGGCCATGTTTACATTTTACAAACGCCACTTTTTAGGGTTAGAAATAAGAAGGAAACTATTTACTGCTATAGCGATGAAGAACGTAAAAATGCCATTTCTAAATTAGGTGGAAAGCCAGAAATTACAAGGTTTAAAGGTTTGGGAGAAATTTCTCCAGATGAGTTTGGTTTGTTTATTGGAAAAGATATTCGCTTAGATCCAGTAATTTTAAAGGAGCAAACCATTAAGAGCTTGTTGGAATACTACATGGGTAAAAATACACCAGATAGGCAACAACATATCATCAGAAACCTGCGTATAGAAAAAGATGAGGTTGATAGACAAGAAAAAGAAATAGAAGAATTGGAAATAGCCTAA